DNA from Salvelinus sp. IW2-2015 linkage group LG2, ASM291031v2, whole genome shotgun sequence:
GAGAGCTATGCACTCTTTTGCGGGTGATTTATCATGTGGGAGGGAGTAGTAAGCCCATCAGGCTCCAAAAATGTGCCTTTTTTGTTTTCAGGCACACATACTATGTAGGGTAAAACATGGTATAGCCTCAAATTACACAAACATTCAATATTATTTCCATACTTGTGATTATGTTGACATTGTGCAGGTTTCAGTCAACTATGAAAATAAAGGATGGCACAGTGTGTCTAGGCTAGCAATCAGATCTGAATATTAGCCTTTGCTTTTCTCGGTTTGTCCTCTTCAGACATCCCAAGGGTGACTGACTGTGCCACAGTTCTGACTAACACTGCTCTCATACATAGAGCAATTCTATATGGATGTGTTATGTGAGTGCTGTACTCTGATTTAATACCAAGGCATTTGGTATTGGTATCTAGGCGAAGGAAGGAGCCCTAGCCTTAATTCCAAGCGTTTTCTGTGCACGCTTGGCTGTGTGGATGAGTCATCCGTCACAGGAAGTGCACAGCGAGTGTGATTCACACTCTGTAATGCAATACCAGAATGCTGATGTTTATTTCGCCCCAGAGTTACGGATAAGTTGTCGGTATGACAGGCCAGGCGGCGAAAACCGAGCACTCCACAGTCCAGCAGACACAAAGGGCTATCGAGTGTTTCAGCCCCTGGGCAGCCCATTGTCACCCTTACTCTTTCAGCAAGGGAATTCACAATGTCTTTTTGGCCCAAGGTTTCTGATGGTTATGAGAGATATGAGACCGATTTGACCATTCATATGACAGTATCGCAAGTATCCTGTTGAAATTagacaataaaaaatattaaaaatgtaATACTATGCCCTCCAAATCCACCCACCTACAAATGGCTGTGGTAGACAGAAAACTAATAAAGAATGCACAGCCCCCCTGTATATTACCGTCTTGTTGCCACTGGTGATCTCATCATAAGGTATTGGCCCGTGGAGGGCTTGATTAAAAAGGGGGACGGGATGGGAGGAGGTAGTCACCACGGCAAAGTGCCTGTCTAAGTATGAGTAAGCCCTATAGCGGTATTCAGAGTGACATCAGTGCCTGAAACGATGGCATCCATTATGATTTTGTAACCATTCACTCAGCATATACCCTAATACAGCTACCACTACAGTACTACTAAAACCCTACAGTACTTCAAATAGCGTGTAAATTTGCATACAGATCCACGTGTACACCGCCCATCCCACctagctcagggccctgggtctgaactccctGTGCAAccgggtcctagacttcctgacgggccgaccccagggggtgagggtaggcagcaacacctccgccatgcttatccccacaggggtgtgtgctcaggtgctcctgcactccctgttcacctatgactgcgtggctacgcacaactccaactcaatcatcacgtttgctGATGAcccgacagtggtaggcctaattaacaacaacgacgagacagcctacagggaggaggttagagccctGGCGGAGACCGAAGAGGGAGCACGCCCTTATGCACATCGACgggccacagtggagagggtcaaaagcttcaagttccttggcgtacacatcactgaggacctgaaatggtcccaccacaccgattaaaaaaataaataataataatacaaatgttttaaatatattgttgaacataatatattCTACGgacatatcaaagttccagagtgggatctctgaTAGTTTTAAAGTTATGGCCCATTTTATACAGATAAATTGGCATAGTAGGCAATGTAACCAACCACAGCCCTCCTttgcacatcctgcaaatcaccagcagagggcaactattttgaatccattttcccattcactctgTTGACAATGCTTACAAATTGGATCATAATTctaaaagtagcagagatcccactctggaactttgatatgcctaTAGAATATATTATGtttaacaatatatattttttaaatctacatcTAAAATGTTGAATTTTATTATATTCATAAATGAGTTATTATGAAAGTTATTGAAGTTTAAAATATTACTGtttaatctgtaggtgctacaaagtaAACATCGAGCTGTAAAGCTTTATATGACACCAAAACAATTGACTTTGTAGCACCTAGAGATTAAACACCATGGAGTTTTTAAAGGAGGTCCGGGTAAGGCCAAAATCCAATAAATATCCCAACTTTGAGTAATTATTTCCCAGTTATGCtattagatacaaatgtcaaaaatatgtcaacaatccttccaaAGGACGACTCATTCTATGGATTACGTTTTGTGAAAATCCTGGGTTTCATGAGGGATCACTCCTGTCTTGTGTGGGATATATTTAGGAATATTCTTCTCAATAAGATCAATACTCCTTTTGTTATGTAGGATAGTTATATATTCCCAAAAGTGTTTGTAGTCAATTTGATTGTGTTACTTTTGACTTGTTTTTCAGGTTGGAATATATGGGACAGTGTCTGCTCTTATCCGTTATCAACTCTGGGATGATGTCATGCTGGCGGATCCTGCAACTATGAGTTCTAAGGTCGCAGCAGCTGCAGTTAGTGTCAGCCAGAACTCACGTCATCATATCATGACCAGATCCATCCAGATTTGTCCAATAGCAGATTCTGTGAACTGAAAGTGAAACGTCTCCATTGGTCTGCATTGGTCTGTGAGAGAGGTAGCTTGGGCAACTCTACTTCAAGTTCCCTCAGACCACTCATCCCAATGTCCCCAGGTCCCCCCACCACTACCATGGCCTCCTCACAAAGACATTGATGAAAATGGGGTTTTAAACATGTCGACAATAAACAGGATGGGGACGAAGGGCCTCAAAAGTCTGGTTCCACAGTGAACCTGTCCACGGAAYAGGCAGGCGACGGTGTGATTGGCAGTTGGCAGTTCCATCAGCGAAGCTGTTGTAGCTCATCCTCTCCTGGTTGGTCAGTTTACTCCTGWGAGACCCCAGGATGACGCACACTAGTCTGAGCTCTCTGACAAagttgtgatatctcacatcgcAAGGGTGTAGTTGTGCGGACCTAAGGAGTGGACAATGAACAGAACAAAGGAGGGGCTGTGTGCTGAGGGGAAGCCGCCCCCGGCTGAAGTCCCTATAGGTTGGCAGCGCAGAATCACCCACAGCGGGGTTGTCTACATAAGGTAAGACCTGCTCTACCTCTATTTAAACTAGCCTGTGGTCTCTCGTCTCCCCAATCGGAACTTAAGGTAATGAACTCTTTCCTTCTACAGTACCAATTTCTAATATTCACCCAATTGTCTTCTGCTCAATTTTTCATGTAACTTACCATTTGATATGGTGTGtttattgattaaaaaaaatatataaaggggTGCGGCAATAGCAGGAACAGTGGCATCTAGAGGGcaaaacctggtactttcacactaATTTATGGGGGGGGCAAGCGACTTATATGGCATATTTCTCTGAacagtggggggaaaaaacatcaccaagCTCACTATGAATAGATTACATAGTATGAATAAACAGTACTCCAAGCcgcagcttcatactacttgttaaacatagagaactgatactgtacacTGGCCGTTGGGGTGGGCTTGGTATGGGGTTTGGGGGGTCCATGGGTAGCTTTTGTCCATTAATTTGGAATCCTCACGTCTTAATCTTTGTTAAGAAGWGGTTCGGTCCAAATCGGATGATTGGTACTATGTTTATTGAGTAGTTTACGAATCCAACAAATTGAAATGGGCAATTTGGCTGCAATCAATTAACTTAATTTTTCAGGGATAAAATTatctttcaacaaaataatgttgcaggaatgcttatcttatctgtttctaactacagaaacaatttcagatgAATCTGGGATGGTGGGTGacaatcctctttcttgtgctttttgaggtggaacgacttGTCATATCTGTCTTTTACCCTAATAAGGCTGACCATTAATGCTGTAGTCCATGACCTTTATTGAAAGGCAGACAAAAGTCACTTCTATCCATTTTCTGTCCATGGGGTTGAAGGGAAGTGTTTCAACACCAGAGCTAGTCAAGCATAACACCTTCCAGAGAGTCTAAtattacctccctccctcttcataTGAAGTATATTCCCTCTCTGGTGGGCAGATCTGGGCTACATGGCCTTGAGCAGAAGAATGTTTGAGATCAGTGACTGTCTCATACAGAGAAAATTGTCCTCTGAAAAACTATGAAATGCTGTCGGGAGCCATGTTTTATGGCACCATAATTCCACCCACCAGCTGCTTTTCTCTCCCTTAATTTCATTGAGTTTgaaatgaatgtgtttttttttactttcgaACCAAGCCTTTTAAGCTGATGGCACTTGTCATTATAAAGGTGAGCTGTTTTCATGGTATTGTGTTCCTCCTATGTTTTGGGAGATTAGCTTTTTTGCTGTGACTGACTACTTTATCCAGGTCATTTGATATAATTGAATGTGTATGGTTTTGTCCGAAATGGTACCTTATTCCCCCCcgtatagcgcactacttttatCCAGAACCACTATAGGCCTACTGTGGGAATAGGGGGGCATTTCAGATGCAAACTGTCTTTTTTATTTAGCTATGGTTGTTCTATGCTGTTACATTGGTCACTCACAATCTCTCCTCTTCCACATTCCAGTCCCAGTGGCTTAGTCCtagcctgtctggagcaggtGAAGAGCTACCTGCTGACTGATGGCACCTGTAAGTGTGGCCTGGAGTGTCCTCTCATCATTCATAAGGTGAGCAAGCCTGAATGTGGGGCCACTCCTGGTAGATGGGTCATTAAGTTCAAAGGAAAATGcactacacacactactgaaCACTAACAGACTTCTTACTGTAGCCaggactggaggagagaggaagtaacACGTGTATTGATAAGAGTAGGCACACACAGACGCTAACATCTTTCACTCCCCTCAGATATTCAACTTTGACACCGGGGCGGCTGTCAAGCAGAGGACTGCTGAGGATGCCAGAGCCGATGCGAATGTCACCAAGCTGTGTATCCACAAGAGGAAGGTCATCACCGTGGCAACCCTGCACAGGAGCATGGAGTCACCACACCCCGCTCTGGCCAGTCAGGGTGTTGGCACTGGTATGTGGAAGAAATATTGTCATTCTGAGATGCAAACTAGCTRCCTAGGAAAGATCCATCCATTTGTGTGACTTATGAGACATTGAACTTCATAATCAATCAATATCTGATCAAATTCTGAAATAGGCCTAAACACCAGTCCTTTATGATATTTAGCATAAGGGCGTCATTTGATGATGAATGCCAATGTCACTTAATGGCTTTTACTCTCCAATCTGTGTCACTTGATATAATGACACGACAATCTGTGCATTCTCAGCAAGTTTTGTTCTGTTTTAACATATTGCCATATAGAAATTTTAAATGAAAGAGAATAACCTTATGACCTATTGAGACCAGCTCAGACAGAAATCATCTGCTCTGTGCAGTATTTTCACAGCAAAGGACTGCAGTGAATTGCTGCTCTATCAGCATGTTATAAAAAAGAAGCGAAAATGTGACGCTGTCTGAAGAACATGCATACACATATCATTTGGATTCAACTGTCTGCTTAGCTGCTGTTTTATGTTTGTTCTAAAGATCGGGTTTCTGTTGTCAATTCAGAACTGTTTTTGGTTTatttgttttgggattttctgtAAGGTCTSAATTGACGATGCTGAATTAATTACATATAATTATCTCATCTGAGACGATAAAAGTAATTTCAAAGATTGATACAAGTTTACTTTGCTTTGCAGGCGCTGCAGCTATGGGTCCTTTGAGTCATCAAGCAATAAGGAACAATATGCACAATGGTCCACCCAACTCTGTGGCTCTTGATGGCAGGAATCCcaacaagacaggaatgtcagtttcTGGTCAACAGTACTATAACCATGAACTGGGTTCTCCCCCTCAGAGGGATCTGTACTTGGGGTACAGCAGGACAAGGCTGGGGGGCAGCGAACACAGTAGCCAACAACGGTCACCCTATCACAGCCGCCACCGTGTCCTGCTcagcccctcctcctccacctcatgTTGCTCACAGCATTATGGTGATAGGGTTCCCTCCCCAAGGACTGAACCTCTGGGGAGTCCTGACCCCAATATGCTTGGTTTTCATGGAGCTTGCAGCCCAGGCTCTGTCCATATGAACGGTGATCGTTTTACCCGTCTCTCACCACCCAGTATCCTGCACCACGGCTCGCCTTCGGCCTCCCAGCCCTCGTGTGCCATGTCAGGAAGGACTAATGTACCAAATTCCCCTGCCGTCAATGCCAAAAGCCTCAATATGCAGAAGCCCTCCTGCAGCTTCCCCCACGACTTTCAACACAAGCCCCAGCCTGCATGCCACCCACAGTCGCACTTTTCCCTGTCTCAGCTCCCTCCCTGCATCCTGCAAAAAAAGCAGGTGACCTCTGAGAAGGACCCTCTTGGTATCCTGGACCCAATTCCAAGCAATGCTCCTAGCCAGGGTCCCTTAGTGCcaaacatatctggcctccaacACAATGCCCAATCTCAGGTACCACCAATGAATGTAAACATCCCCCCTGCCAGTGTCCCTTTGCCCAGCAACCTGCCCTTGCCAACTGGGAAGTCTGGACCTGTTGGGCATGGCCATAGGGTCCAGCACCCCCCTACCCTGTCATCCGCCTCATCCTCACCTATCATGTCCTCAGCACATATGGCTGGGCCTGTTCTCGCCAAGGTGGAGTCACCCCACCGCTCACGTTGCTTATCCAGTTCTTCTGAACATGGTAGCTTCGCTCACCCCACGGGGCTCCAGGTTCCTTGTGGGGTTTCAAAGCCACTTCCCCGGTCTTCTCAGGCCTCATCGGGGTCCCCTCGACCTGCAATGCCACGAAGTTCTGCATATAAGATGGACAAACTCCATCACTTGAACGATACCCCCAACCAACTGCCAGGGGGGATGAACATTGGTCTAAGCAGGCATCCCAACTCCATGTACCGTCCAGCTCCCGGATCTGATAGTATCCTTCAAAAGAATCACTCGGTAGGTATGCCCCTTAACCAGATGTTAGATCAGCAGAATCCTGCTTCCTTCCCAGCAAGTAGTCTACTTTCAGCAGCAGCGAAAGCACAGCTAGTAAATCAAAACAAACATACCGACAGCACATTGGATGCAAACGCAGAGGCTCGCAGTGGCAGCAGTTTGGGACACCCAGGGCTAGTTGGTGGAGGCAGAGGTCGGAACCTAGATGGACACAGCACTTTAAACCAGAGATATCTACCTAATCCTGGGCCGTTGGCGAGCGAATTTCAAAGCGGAAGAGCAGCACTAAGAGACAAACTCATGGGTATGGTTCAGCAGAGAGAGGCAAATCGCAAGCGCAAACTGTCCAGTGATGGCAGCAGTGGTGGCATCAACAATGACAGGGCTTTCGACGTGCTCAAGCATCCGATGGGTGGCTCTGGATCTAGTTCATCTAGCTTTCCAGAGACATTGAGGAGAATGTTGCAGCAGGGTTGTTTGCCCCCAAACACCTCCATGGCCCAGCTACTCCAGTCCATGAGCCACCAAAGTGCCCACAATGGGCCAAGCCACGTGGGCCAAAGCCCGCCCAGATCTGGCAAATCTCCCTTCTTGGAGGAAGCTTTGCCTCAGATGTCGACTTTGCAGCAGAGCTTGCAGGGGCATCATATCCAGGGCAGAGCGAAGATCCGTGGCTTCCAGAACATGAACAGTGAAGGTCAGATTTCAGGCCAGGATCTAAACATGGAGCAGTTCAACAGGCCAATGAACCAAATGCAGGACCCCGCCTTAACTGGAAACTTTGAGGTGTTGGGTTACAATGGTGGACAACATGCAGCCATGGGGTCGATGCAGGGAAACCCAAACCCTCACCAACAGCAGCAGTTTGGACTTTATCAGAAACCATCCCAGGCGCAAGGCAACCCCCAAATCAGAGGCAGGGCAGGATTGCCTCCCATGATGTCCAATGGCGGGGTCCAAGCCCTCTCTGAGTCAGGTAAGCAGCTGTTTCTCCTTGATTTTGTTGACTATTGTCTTCTTATCCTAGGTGTAGCAAAATCATAGATTTATATTATGTTTTATGTCAATAGTCTCTATTTATATACATTTGTGTGATAAAGCAAGGGCTGCAATGTGTGTTGTGCCCCTTTGTGGCGAACATTGGTAGTTTTTGTCTATTGAAAATAATTGGATATAGCCTACTTTATTACAATGATCCATCTAGATGTTtggggcaaaaaaaaacattgtgaaTTAGGCTACTACCTTATGAATATGGCCATCTTTTTGCATAGAACTATTTATCCTTGTCATTAAATTCAGTCTCATGTTGTTGCCGTCTTTGTCACTTGCGCTCTTTaagtatcttttatcaaagtgcTGACAGCAAAACATTTTCTGCTGCACAGCCAAATGAAAGTGAGCTATTTAAAGCCAGCGTGCAAGACCTCTTTAAAggcaaaaatgttttacaaacaggcagacaaaaatgtTCAGATATGTTTTTCTACTTGTTTCTCACATCAGACCTTATTTTTCCTGCTTTTTTGTTCTTGTTCTAatttatttaacccattttcAGCTGAACTTAGTCATATTCTCAAACAATGATTTAACTTAAAGCCTCAGACACACCAAGGATACTGGTGTGTTGTCACCCATGGATAAGCCTCGTTAAAAGgcttgtccgatttcaaaaaagcttttttcggcgaaagcagaacatatcattatgttaggtcagcaactagtcacagaaagcatacagcgattttccaaccaaagagaggagtcacaaaaagcWGAAATATTGATKAAATMaatcactaacctttgatattcttcatcagatgacactcccgggacaacatgttacacaatacatgtatgttttgttcgatcaagttcatatttatatctaaaaacctcagtttacatttggctttgcatccaaaacatcccgtgaatttgcacagagccacgtcaaattacagaaatactcataataaacattgataaaagatacaagtgttattcacagatttaaagatatacttctccttaatgcaaccgctgtgtcagatttcaaaaaaactttacggaaaaagcaaaccatgcaataatcacgctcagagaccaacacaacccaagaagatatccgccatgttggagtcaacataagtcagaaatagcattctaaatattcacttaccttcgatgatcttcgtcagaatgcactcccaggaatcccagttccataataaatgtttgatttgtttcataaagtccatttatgtccaaattcctccttgttgttcgcgcgttcagtacacaatctaaactcacgacgcgcgggcaggtccaggcaaaagttcagacgaaaagtcatattacagtccatagaaacatgtcaaacgatgtatagaatcaatctttaggatgtttttaacataaatcttcaataatgttccaaccggagaattcctttgtcttcagaaaaccaatggaacagagctcgctctcacgtgaacgagtgtcacgagctcaaggcattctggcagacctctgactcattcccctatcattcggccccacctcacagtagaagcatcaaacaaggttctaaagactgttgacatctagtggaagccttaggaagtgcaacatgacccatatcccactgtatcttcaatagggaatgagttgaaaaacgaccaacctcagatttcccacttcctggttggatttttttctcaggttttgccagccatatgagttctgttatactcagacatcattcaaacagttttagaaacttctgagtgttttctatccaaatctactaataatatgcatatattagcaactgggactgagtagcaggcagtttactctgggcacgcttttcatccaaatgtgaaaatgctgccccctatctaTAACAAGTTAAGCGATGTTTGGCTTGTGTGTGCTGTAGATAGCGAATGTTAGCTAATAAGAAAGTTGTgctaatgttgctagctagctagaatttgtattaaacccttgttgatactagccagatgggCACAACTAGATAACCAGTGTAGTTAGCAACATAATTAAATAGCAAGGGATTCATTTTTGAATAAAGCAACTGCCTGTTAGCTGCCGAGAGTCCGCGCAgtacgtaaactcactcacttttgtatatcgccttggtccgtacaattgaccttattttagcgccccataAACGTAAtgcttccagatcaactgtaatatcagTACCGTTgcaaagcacaatttctcccctttccaacaaaattaaTGACATGACCTCCAAGCTGCCCATTTGtgcataattcaagaaggcaatgagctccgtcgggtctttttaaaaatggcgggtggggaagcgaaactaatgcatggtagtgagaaggagaggagatgtgtgggaaaacgtatttttttttcactcgatctgtccaacttatcaccttatcgcctctaaaatgtaaataaaacactataaagagtttatacaatgtgtcattacatacctatttgaaggtttgtgtctaATTTTTTCCCGGgattttagggcggtgctaaagtgatcttcagaagtaaacagcggctttgagagtcatgatcgcttacagtgatgacgcaaaaaatgacttgGTATCCCCCCTTatccccgtcactgtccatttcttgtttttaaactgtacgttacggcatgacacgtcacgatgtaatggagggtcagtttttttctacttttctccaatactatagagccattaccatgtcgatcagcgcttgaatagaaacgtagttcacaccccagattttgaagtcaacacagtcgctacagtcccattagttttctttgcagcctcgtttgaatgtcgcggttgcgcacatttgtatggaatggggtgagtttacgttagctagctagctattttgtgCTAATTTCCAAATGGTGATGCTAATCGTTTAGCTAACTTTAGTTTAGCTAGCAAGCGAACTGACATTGGTAGTATGCGGTAATGGTGAGTGAATTACAGTATTTATTAATATTGCTAGattgctagatagctagcttggtaaagcatttagtgttgtgtgcaatGTGCTGCACTTACCACCCCATTTGTTTcatatgaagtgtgtgtgactgCCTGGCTCATTTAGCAAGCTAacgtctgctagctagctaactaatgagcAAGTTCACATTTATCAgacctaacaacaacaacaacaacaacaaagttcAAGCACAAAACTTATTAGCTCGATTTAAAAGATGTAGACTTGCTCTAGGAAAAAAAGGTGTATTATGCAGCTTTAATGTTTTAGTAAAAACAATATTGTTGAAAAGGGGTTGGATTACACTGGGAAAAGTGCCCTCTTGTGTAATATTGATTTAATTGCTGGGATGGTTTGCCCTTAATGGTTTTAGGTGGTTGGGAGGATGAGTGGGATATAAACTCTGCCACCAGATTaaaatacacagaacaaaagtataaacgcaacatataaagttttatcccatgtttcaggagctgaaataaaagatcccagaaaatgtccatatgcacaaaaagcttatttctctcaaatgttgtgcacaaatttgtttacatccctgttagtgagcatttctcctttgccaagataatccatccacctgacagatgtggcatatcaacaagctgattaaacagcatgatcattacacagatgtggcaagttttgagggagtgtgtaattggcatgctgactgcaggaatgtccaccagagctgttgcctgataatttaatgtttatttctctaccataaggtgACTCCagtgtcattttagagaattttgcagtacatccaaccagcctcacaaccgcagacgacgtgtatggcgttgtgtggatgagcggtttgctgatgttcacaacgctgacagagtgccccatggtggcggtgaggttatggtatggacaggaataagctacggacaatgaacacaatttggattttatcgatggcaattttttaatgcacagaaataccgtgacgagatcctgaggcccattttatttattttttaagttatctgtaaccaacagatgcatatctgtattcccagccgtgaaatccatagattggggcctagtgaatttatttcaattgactgatttcctcatatgaactgtataCTTATTGTCtctgtcattttatttttgggtGATAAGTAATATGCAACGGCTAGTCAGTATTTCCCCTGGGATTTCTTTCAGCATCGGTGGCAAGGGTAGCTAAATGAATCACTACATGTAGTGGCATTTAGTCTAGATACATTCTCTTAGCTCTAGTTTGATTATATGATGTTTAGTTGACTTCTGATGTACGCAATGGCTTGGGATTGTTGGGATTGCAGATAGCCGGCAGTAGCACAAGAAAAGGGAAATAATATATTTGAATTGGGACTCGTGAGCTCCACTCCACTTGAATGGAGCTTGCATTTCCTTTTGATATGTGCACTTATCGGGAGTCGAATGTATCTAGACAGCTGAACCTTTAGTGTAGGCTAATTACATTAGGTGGATCTTGTATTTTATGCACTTTCACAGTAATGTCAAAAAAGTCACTAGTGAGCTACCAGAAAGTAGGGAGCGCTTACCCTTGCAGTGAGAGCCACTCATCCATAAACATGGGATGCATTTCTGTTTCGATACAGGAGCTCCACACAAATGATCACATTCACTTCGTGTCCAAGCTCTGTGGATTCAGGAAATGTCCTCCGAAACCGTCAGTTAGCGGATCATGGTGGCTACTGGCTACTTTGTTGAGGTTTGTCAACCGTTTTTGTAAAATGAACCTTTATTTCAAAAGCATTAGAATCCTAATTTTGTCACTCACTGCTACTATTGGCTACTTCTCCTGTTCTACACCAAATCCCTTGCTGACGATGTTGAGGTAATGTATGGATATCCATCTATGGCTGGGCTTCTAGAAGTGTACATCCAAGATTTATATACTCATAGATTTGTCTTGATTTAAGAGTCAGGAGCTATATTTTGTCTGAAATACCTATAATTGGCAAGAAGTTTCAGTCTGTAGTCAGGGAAGCCCAACTGAACCACAGTTGACCACTTTGGTTTACATTTCAACAACATAGTCTTCTTTATTTTCTCACTTATCTTGTCTGTTTCATTTTACTGTCTTATTTGTTCAATCAAGTCCTCACAAATCAGGGGAAGTAAATGGGAGTAAACTTTTGGCTCAACTTTTTGTGTTTGTTACTTCCACACTATTCTCTCTTACTGTCCCTTTGGTTTGCTTATCTTTGAAAAAACTCAATTAGCTTGGAGTGATGTTGTCCTCATGATCAGATCTTCCTCTACTTCCGCTCCCTCACTTCACTCTTCATTCTCGCACCTTTCTcacgcctcttctctctctctcctttctctctctctctctcctttctctctctctctttctctttctctttctctttgtgcAGGTGAGGTCAGTAGTTCTCTGAGCTGTGAGCTGAGGCAGGCCCAAGAGGAGAGTCTCCAGTCTCTCATCAGGAGCAGCCAAGCCAATACACAGCAACAGCTTGTTCAGGGTTCGGGTCGTCACTCCATACAGA
Protein-coding regions in this window:
- the LOC111976349 gene encoding methyl-CpG-binding domain protein 5 isoform X2, translating into MNRTKEGLCAEGKPPPAEVPIGWQRRITHSGVVYISPSGLVLACLEQVKSYLLTDGTCKCGLECPLIIHKIFNFDTGAAVKQRTAEDARADANVTKLCIHKRKVITVATLHRSMESPHPALASQGVGTGAAAMGPLSHQAIRNNMHNGPPNSVALDGRNPNKTGMSVSGQQYYNHELGSPPQRDLYLGYSRTRLGGSEHSSQQRSPYHSRHRVLLSPSSSTSCCSQHYGDRVPSPRTEPLGSPDPNMLGFHGACSPGSVHMNGDRFTRLSPPSILHHGSPSASQPSCAMSGRTNVPNSPAVNAKSLNMQKPSCSFPHDFQHKPQPACHPQSHFSLSQLPPCILQKKQVTSEKDPLGILDPIPSNAPSQGPLVPNISGLQHNAQSQVPPMNVNIPPASVPLPSNLPLPTGKSGPVGHGHRVQHPPTLSSASSSPIMSSAHMAGPVLAKVESPHRSRCLSSSSEHGSFAHPTGLQVPCGVSKPLPRSSQASSGSPRPAMPRSSAYKMDKLHHLNDTPNQLPGGMNIGLSRHPNSMYRPAPGSDSILQKNHSVGMPLNQMLDQQNPASFPASSLLSAAAKAQLVNQNKHTDSTLDANAEARSGSSLGHPGLVGGGRGRNLDGHSTLNQRYLPNPGPLASEFQSGRAALRDKLMGMVQQREANRKRKLSSDGSSGGINNDRAFDVLKHPMGGSGSSSSSFPETLRRMLQQGCLPPNTSMAQLLQSMSHQSAHNGPSHVGQSPPRSGKSPFLEEALPQMSTLQQSLQGHHIQGRAKIRGFQNMNSEGQISGQDLNMEQFNRPMNQMQDPALTGNFEVLGYNGGQHAAMGSMQGNPNPHQQQQFGLYQKPSQAQGNPQIRGRAGLPPMMSNGGVQALSESGEVSSSLSCELRQAQEESLQSLIRSSQANTQQQLVQGSGRHSIQSQQLHRFQSQGSHPVAPLPGGAASNPMNSLLQSFQVDLPETIPLPNRTMMSRPGMMSMSQPGAPCLQEGHQEYQAAQDLSGGGGEVIDTIHRAAMGTASKSTFNVITSTGASGTFAASVFGEPVDLSHAANSVIHGPLRSYQEPVPEPRHQPKVGRPRKKTPDRNNSFSPVAMEAPARFHSPRHGAQRRQWDGQAEGQEQAGLWRNDKLLQPLSLAQSRNGTYPERPKSQAQVHLGPQDQTTLHFPSHLYAHMNGNGRVLTSGRQHSRHPGLSPGSSSVPPEGLFTKDYSHYNEHLNGQLNGNHYNGHYNGHLNGSLSGEEDLRPGDSPSSSEGLPLHHKPRTPAHYPGDLLWGQGKGFPPWPGKIGSEGHMYSPGMVNDMQGKVESEKIQRTLTEDLDTLHKANKITRNGRKWNNHLEAAIQEAMCELDKMTGNLGT